Part of the Mangifera indica cultivar Alphonso chromosome 4, CATAS_Mindica_2.1, whole genome shotgun sequence genome, ataaaaaaaagcaaaagcaaaatgTGTTCACACAAAGCACAGCACCAGTTGAACACTAGAAATATTAagggcattttttttttctctctgattaacaatagaaaaattagGTGGCCGTATGCTTAAGTAATGTGTGTCTATTTCTTGAGAGACTTTTAATGAATCTTTTAGCAAtatccaatcaaatcaaattaaaaaaaaaataaaattgcggGAGATATCTCATCATCCTTGTCTCTCTTTGAGAAAATTTcagctttattttattatccaaaGTAATACATTTatgctttctttttgttttggacTTGGATAAATTATTTACATCAGAAATCAAACCCAACCATATACCTAAGTTCCCCCACCCACTTtattcactttttctttttttaaacgAAAAAACCCACTCAAATTAGAGTGTCTTTTTTATATGGAACCGATCACACTGAACAGGTTGAATCTCGGATTCAACGCATAGCTTTACAATcactaaactaaataaaaaatttgattttaaaatatcgtTAAAGGagacttaaactcatactttcttACATAATGTGTATATTCTTTTACCACTttgttttgtattattattttcttctctttctttttttgataaCCAGATTGGATATTCTACTTGTATTTGTTAGATTGGTAAAGTCAGAGCATAGTAACCAGACCCACAATTACTGCAACAACAACAAGTAAGTTAAGATTTTACAAATGTAATAGAGGTTTGAACTCAGACTTTTACTTTCAAAGTTTTAATTCTCTgtcaattttattaacacttggagtctttttttctctttgtttcttctGTAAAGCAAATATTTAGTGGCTTAGCAATGCAATTTATGGACTCATTCCAACTATGATTAAATATACTAAACAAACTGGTTGATTCCAAAGCCTTTAACTTAATTAGAAAGGCACTTAtctgttaaaatttgtttaattttttaattgtgcTTTTCTGGTACGTGTGACTAATGAATCTGTCCTATAAAAAAGTTTATGACTATAATATTGGCATTTTAATGGTAATGTATGTTGTATTGATCTGTCATCACccaatatttgattaataaaataattataccaaaagtatatatatgataatggcaatattattattaacatgTATGAAAAGTTCCTTTtaccttaatatttttatgaacCCACATGAAggaaattcattattttcaaatatggcAAGTACCTAAGCTTCAAAGacggatttttttttttttaagtggaaaatataccatatatatttaatattaaaaattatgcaaGTTCAAAGTAGTAATTGCTCAAAAGAAATCCCAACCTACCAATTGCTATCATGGGTCCTCCATAATCGAGAAATTTGCTCATGTTTACAATTAAATTGGTTCTTCAATGTCAGTTTGTCTTCTTTACAATTTAGGTTTATTTCCTTGTCAAagagaagggagaaaaaaagttgttcaacttaattataaatttataatattgtgGATAATTTGGCATGTCACATGTtgcaatcaaaataataaatacccaactaaaaatatttttaagttatatattgATTATGTAACAACCCACTATAGATCATATGTCTATACCCTTTTTGTACCCCCaataaagaatttatttatttttagagcaatattatgtatacatattttaagtatatacaataaatacatatataatatatttttatgtaattgaatgttattatattttttattcaaaattatttaatcacatgataagaCATTATCTGTATAGTcattttgtatacttaaagtatgtagatatagttttattgttatttttattcttctacTTTATGTTAGGCATACTAATTGATAtcgaaaattaattattttcttaattgatATAACGacgaaggactatttcccacccaagttttagtgtaATCTTAAACGTATATTTATGgcaattgaaaaattcaaatactcactcatgagctaatttctgttaaaattttatattagagagaatggtaaaattatcattttctcttaaaccttaaaaccttaaaaaattataacattttcctctttagtttaaaaaactaatattttccctctaggattaagttttgaaaaatgacattatcCCCCTTTCAAATTTTCTGACAAATGATGACCGCTCTCTCCCTCCCAGCGATGGCTCTCCTTCGGATTAGGGTTGGACtcaagccgagccagctcgagctcgagctcggctcagctcggttcgagcccgaaacgagccgggctctgctcagCTTaagttggctcggtatattttttttaattttttatacaaaacgacgtcgttttgatcatatatatatacaaaacgatgttattttgatatgaaaaatgagtcgagccgagccgttaccgagccaaGCCAAAGAcgagtcgaactcgagccgagccaagtttggctcgagccgagctcggcttggctcgaatccagccctacttccGATGCCTTCTTTTTTTGTGAAGCCCTTTCCTTACGATTGAATTTCGTTTGGATTTAAAGAATCTAGACAAAACCCTTCGTTTGGATGACAATGATGCGTCTAGACTAAGAGTTCATCGTCTTTGACATAGAGTTCATCGTCTTTGACATCTACCCTTGGTTTGGATGTGTCATCGTTGTCTAGAAGATGACGATTCGTTTGGACGATGCTTTCGTAGTTTAGACAAAAGGTTTCGTCTGGATTCTTCAAATCCAAACTAAATTCAATCAGAGGAAAAGGGATTTGGATGGAGAGAAGATATTGAAGGAAGAGTTATCGCTGGGAGGGAGAGAGCATTTGTCGTTTATTGGGAAATTTGAAAGGgagaaaatatcactttttagaACTTaattctaaaaagaaaaaaagttggttttttaaattaaggagaaAAATTAGTATAAATGTTTAcagttttatagtttaaataaaaaatgacaattttattctttttttaataagagttagtctatgaatgaatatttaaaatttaaattactatagatatatttttgaaattaagtgaaaacttggatggaaaatagtcgtttgccCTTGATATAACATCATCCTTGTTAGCGTTAATATGCTAATGATAATTTGACGTAACAAATGATACGTCAATGTCACAAAATGCAACACGTTACTTAAAGGATCCAAAAATACCATATATTAGTAATTGTTAAACTTTGAAGAGGGCATTTTGGTAATTGAAAAAGTTGATTACTTTACACAATTATATTCTTCAAAAAAATATCAACTTAGTTAAGTGCTTACGGAACTATGATTATTAAACACATTAGTTTGTGATTATGACATGCATAAATATGACAACCTTTGttagttgaaatattttttttttaattttattttatgaaattataaagatgaaaaaaatataaaagttgaaGGGTAATcttcaattatttgttttttttttttaatctttacttGATAATCAAATTTGCAAAAGTTATTGGAATCTTAAGAAAACCATGGCCTCTATTTCtcaataaaaatcaaagttgGAGGCTGCGTACCTTTCATAGCTTTTCCTCTTGTGATGATGCCTTTATTTTAACTGGGGACAGAGCCAAGAATATtaacaagataaaataaaaataaaacgtAAGAAATCAAATGGtggaaatcttaaaaaattttattaatatttttacatataataaatataaaaccaaTTACACAAAGTCAAAAAGAGTCAATTAACCTAATTGCATTAAGCTTTAacactattttgtttttcatttattaggTATCTATTTGTCTCTTTTATACGTTTTTAAGTAACTCAAAAAAGTGAATTATTCAATTGGGGCTCACTTTCCTCtttaaaaccaaacataatCTTTAGTGTTTCCTCACTTTTGGTTCCTTAAATGCGAAgagcaataatatatatatccattttttaatagataaataaatatatatatattatgtgttattatgttattatatattattttattattaattcaaaattatttaatcagttgataacatatattaagtgtgtatatatttgtatattaaaaatatgtattcacAGTTTTATTATAGTATGAAACCTTTTGATTCTAAGAATTTTCGTAAAAcattaaaaaccctaaattcatatcaaattaatatgaaaaataaatccCAGTTACAATTTAGACAAAGTTTTTCAagtttgttaaaaattaaaatttttgaaaacatttgAAACTTCGAATTGAAGACGTGAAAATACTTGAATAATCGGTGATTTCTTTATGTTACCCTTCTCAAAgggcatgtttttttttttttgtaaattttttagaaaaaagaagaaaacaaagaaagacaaTGGAGCCAGCCCACAGAATCCAGGAatggttaaatgataattaaattgaaaatagcACAAGTTGGTGTTGCAAAAATTAATAAGCAAAATCATCACTTTTTTAGAGGCATCATGTGGTTTTAGGTACTTTGTGCTGAAAACAATGCCTCCCTGCACATGGGATTTGTTCCTCAACAACAGTGACACTCTCAGACTTCCACCATTTTTATACCTTTCTGAAGAAAACTTTTACTTTTGTTTCCAACACTCTCGTAGCTTTTACTCctcattattttctcttttttccctTCTTATTTGTTGCTTTTGGTTCCCACACTATTtctcactcaagttttagttcaTGAAAAGCAGATTcatgataattcaaaaatttaaacacttatttataaactaatttgtattaaaattttcaattataaataaggataaaatcattatttactacTAAATACTAAATACCCtaaaagttaatatcattttcctcttgatttttaaaaactaacacttcaccctattttcaaagtttgaaaagttaacatttcGCCCTTAAAGTTTGTTTTCCTTCTCCTGCCACTACCATTTCAGCAGATGACTAATGTTTTCCACCCATCTTCCATATTTAGCCACGAAGGATGACAAAGGATGATCACCCACCACCACAAAGGATTACATTCGTTGTTTGGATTTGAAATATGTGACGAAGGATGATGCTTTGTAATCTAGATCTAAACGACGAAAAGTCGTGTTTTGTTAGAGAAGATTGTCAGACGATCTTCGTTGGAGAAGATCGATGACCATATTCCCTAAACCACTGGAGATGAAACCTAGAAATAGGGGGGaagttcatttttcaaaacttaattattagaggggaattattagttttctaaattaaagaaagaaaatgatttaatttttaaggttttaaagtttaatagaaaaataataattttacctttacctaACCGAAAATTCTAACAGAAACTATAGATGAGTGTTTGAGTATTTGAACTGTTGTGGGTATGCTTTTGAAATTAatctaaaacttgggtgggaaattatcCCTTGtcctattttcttctttctttcattattgTACTTGTTCATTCCATGAAGTTTGAGATTCAACATGATCAGACGAAGAAATTGGGATTATAGATCTTGTATTAATTGTTTGACTAATCTTGCTTTTGAATTCTTGATTTCAATTTTAGAGGCATTGCCTAAAGTAATTATCTAATCTATGGATATAATTAATTCcattatttacataaataaggttataaaatattgtattataacTTATAGGAATTCCGACAAACTTGATGAAGTCATttgatgtaaaaattattttgatgcCAAAACTTTCGCTATTGATTATTGATATGAAGAACTAACTAGTGTTCTTTTCTAATAATACTCAACACAAATATGACAACTTTTTTTGATAGGATTATTATTATCCCTTACTGTTATGAAAAGAGACCTGACACTTAATTTTTAGTAGTTCACATTTATAATCCAAATGAAGTGACCAAAAGTGAAGTGCATTACACATCTTCAATATAATCGGATAATgcttatgaaaaattatttctgGAATATCCATTTAtcccctttttatttttatcagatGAAAAATCATAATCATGTATCCCACATGAAAATTCCAACGTGCGAAAGACATATACAGCTTGGACATGGCAGACTTTTTCTTAAAACAGAAAACACTTGAATTGAGCACTTGATATTCATATCTTCATGAAGATTTGTTAATGTGGAActtctttaaaattaagatttgagCACAATATTAGTCAAAGAACTTCAACTATGATGATCTCATGGCTGCTGCTTGTTTGCATATCTCCTTGAGTTCAAGAAGCTTATCTAAATAGATCAAACTGCATAAACAGTGTTGAATCCAGATAACCCACAAGTCAGTTTTCAATAATTGTAGTTTTCATTCCAATTTGTTAACCTTCAAGCTTAAACAATATTTAACTTCTTTTAGAACAAGATGACCTCTGTATCTTCTGGTAGAATTTGTCAAACATGAAGtcatgaaacaaacaaaaagagaagagaTTTATGCagtaattaatacaaatattattttgtagaTATTAACTAGAGATCAAATACTTCAAACAGGTCTTGAATTCCATAGCAGAAATCCCATTTACAGACCAAGAACTAGCAAACCCAATAATTAAAACACTTAATTATTCCTTAATTACTACTTAATCGTCTCTCTCTTACTCTCTCTAATCATCTTCAGGgggtgattaatttgaactcAGTACTGAAACATGTCAACAGAAGCCATGATGGGTTGATTCAGATATGACAGATTCAATGGACTCATAAAGTTATCAATCACAGGAGGCTCAGTGATGAAGCTTGAAGCTATGGAGGTTGTGTCCAAAGGTCCTCCATAGGAGGCAGTGTTGTTGTCTGCAGCATTAGTGCTCAAGAAGGAGATGATCTCATTCAAAGACTGCAATCTGTGGGTGAGCTCACCAAGTTGAGCTCTCAACACTGAGTTTTCAGCCTCAATGTTGAGGAAATGCTGAGTGGTGATGTTGATGTTTGTGATGATGTGTTGATGTTTCAGCCTCAGATTCGCCGCTTGCGCCATTAAATCATCCAAATGCTTCTGTTTCCTCATTCTTGACCTCCTCGCTGACTCCCTGTTTGAAATCattctcttcctcttcctctgatCCATCAATGCCCTCAAGTCCTCCTCAGAACCTGAGTTCTGCAACACAGAACCAGAACCAGAACCTGAACCTGAAGATGTCCCACTTGAGGAAGCCATAAAAATCTGATCTTTCTTGAAAACTCGCAATAGAGTTTTAGATGCAAGAGATAACTAAGAGAGAGATATTAGCAGGACCCAGATGGTTCAAAAGACAGACAAACAGCAAAAACTAATTAAactgaagatgaaaatatttatatacgaTTATTATAGATTATAGATTACTAAATACAGAGATTGGATTAAAAATCATGAAACGTAATACAACCAGTAGAGGAAAACAACTGAGAAAGATTGAACAAGCTGGGTCCTGCGTCTGAACGTGGAAGAATTTATCATACACTCAGAAAAG contains:
- the LOC123213854 gene encoding bZIP transcription factor 11-like; amino-acid sequence: MASSSGTSSGSGSGSGSVLQNSGSEEDLRALMDQRKRKRMISNRESARRSRMRKQKHLDDLMAQAANLRLKHQHIITNINITTQHFLNIEAENSVLRAQLGELTHRLQSLNEIISFLSTNAADNNTASYGGPLDTTSIASSFITEPPVIDNFMSPLNLSYLNQPIMASVDMFQY